Within Mongoliitalea daihaiensis, the genomic segment AGATTTGATCCTCTGATCATACCTCGGTTGGCGATGGTTTATAGGATCAATGAACTTTCAGGCGTTCATGGAAGTATCAGCTCTGGATTCTCTCCGCCAACTATCGCTGAGGTACGCACCAATGAGGGAAGTATCAATTTGGACTTGGAAGCAGAGAGGGGGATAAATTATGAAATAGGCTATAGATCCCAGTATGGGATATTCAATCTAGATGTTACGGCATTTTATTTTCAACTTGATCAAACCATTACCACCTTTACGAATGAACAAGGAGTGGTTTTATTCCGAAATGCAGGCGCTACCGATCAGAGGGGTATAGAAGCAAGTTTGGATTATGCACCCTACCGAAATCAGGCCACTTGGATTCGGGAAGTCCGCTTGAATCATGCCTATACGGGTCATTATTTTACTTTCGCACGTTATGAAAGTCGAGGCACTGATTTCTCAGGAAATCAACTGACAGGCGTTGCGCCGCATACCTTGGTAAATTTATTAGATGTACGCAGCAGATCAGGCTTTTACATCAACATCACCCACCAATATGTGGATCAAATCCCTTTGAATGATGCCAATACGGTTTTTCAAGATGCTTACCATCTTGTGGGTTCAAGGATAGGGTGGAGAGAATCGTTGGGCAGCCGTTGGGATCTGGATCTCTATGGAGGTGTGGATAATATTTTAGATGAAACGTACAGCTTAGGAAATGATCTGAATGCATTTGCAAACAGATTTTATCAGCCAGCGCCTGGGAGAAATTTTTATGGAGGAATCAAAGTTGGGCTTCGGTATTGATAGAATCACCTAGGACACCAAGGTTATTTGCAGCGCTCAGAATGGAGCAATCAGTGAAGGCACAACCTATATTCTTGAGCTAATACAATCAAAAAATTTGGTAATCGAAATTTCATCTAAGCTACTCTCGATTCAGAAAACAAGTCGTAAGCAGCAATCATGGTTTGTCGCTCCGGACTAGTCCCATACTTACTGTAGGAGTTGATTTCTGCGCGGGTTTCTACATATACTGGGAAATAGTTGTTTTCGAGTTCATCCCATACAATCAGCAAGTAGGTATAAGGCATAACGGAAGAGCGGCCTTTTTCCAACCATGATTCAAATACGGACTCTTGCAGCGACAAAGGATAATCGGGACTATCAAACATAGCATTGGAATAATAAAGCCAAAGATAGCTTCAAAATCTTGTTTATATTGCGTAAAAATGCCCTAAAATGTATAAGGCTACCTTTCTGATATCCCAAATGGACTGCCCCTCTGAAGAAACAATGATTCGGATGAAGCTTTCCTCTATCTCCTCTATACAGCAGCTGATTTTCGATATCCCCAACCGGAAATTGGAGGTTTATTATATAGCTGATTTTGAACTGATTGAAAAACAGTTACAAACTTTAAATCTCGGGAGCACTTGGGTTGAAACAATTGAAGTATCGGCTACCTCCATCCCTCAAGTACCACAGGAACGCAAACTTCTTTGGATAGTCCTAGGAATCAATTTTGGCTTTTTTGTGATTGAAAGCGTCGCTGGGGTATTGGCAAAATCCATGGGTTTGATTGCTGATAGCTTGGATATGTTGGCCGATGCCATTGTGTATGGATTGGCTTTGATGGCGGTAGGAAAAGCGCTTAAAACCAAGCAAAACGTCGCAAAAATAGCTGGTATATTTCAAATCTTATTGGCTATCATTGGCTTTTCTGAAGTAATCAGGAGGTTTAGTGGTATGGAGAATACACCGGATTTCCTTTGGATGATAGTCGTGTCATTTTTTGCATTAGTTGCCAATGCCTACTGCTTATATCTTTTACAAAAAAGTAAAAGTACTGAAGCCCATATGCAGGCAAGTATGATTTTCACCTCCAATGATATCATCATCAATACCGGGGTTATCATCGCAGGTTTGGCCGTACTATGGTCGGGATCTGCTGTCCCAGATCTAATTGTTGGGGGAATTGTGTTTTTGCTAGTGATGCAAGGCGCTGTGCGAATTTTAAGGCTATAAAAAAAGAGCCAAAAAATATTGGCCCTTTTTTTATTGATTAAAAAATTGTTTGTTCACCCGTTGCAAACTTAGCGATGGAAGACAAGTAAAAAAATACCTAGAATTAGGTATTTTTTGGTTAATTCAGACCTATTCTTGGATTAAATCTATGATTTCTGAATTTTCCTCAACAGCATAAAGCCTCCATTGTCGCTGTTCAATATCGAAATAGGTTCGATCATCAGGAAACTCGATGTATTCTTCTTCTCCAGAATTTTGAGGATAATAAGGGCTTAAATCTTCGCCTTTAATCAATAGATCAAAAAGCATCATACTCTTTTCCAACATTTCAGGAATTTCAAATTTCCATGTTCGGAATAGTTCCTCATAATAATCAATTGTACCATCGGCGTCTCGCCGTACCCGAATAGCAAGGGCCACTTTTTTCTGTTTGATGGAGGGAGCAATTCTTGAAACCATGTAATATTCATACAATTCCTGTGGGCTGTAAGCTTCAAGGGTATAATCTGCTACCAGCTTAGAATAATATTCATCAAAAACATCGTCAAACTTATTCTCGTGAGTACCTTTTTTAGGTAGATGACCAAAATAGCGGACAGTTGAAAGAAGTAACTGCTGCTGTTCTTGATTAGAAAGGTGTGTCGAAGGGCTATAAGGATCTTTGGATTGACATCCTGCCAATACAAGTATCAGAATTATGGATACGTAAAGCTTCATAAATGTTGGAATCTACTAAAAAAGCCTGCCAGATTGACCTTGAGCAATCCGGCAAGCTTTAAAGTTTATGTGTATCAATATTTACTGAGCATAATTTCTATTCAATGGATTGAAATCAACCCATCCGTCTGTCCAGTCACTGGCTCCGAATCCACCGATATAAGGAACTGTTTTGTCAAAGAAATTCCCTAGCTTAGGATTAGTAAAATCTGCACCTGCCGCTAAAGTACCATTTGGTAGTAGAGCAAAGTTTGGATTACTAGGATACGTTTGAAGCGTAAATCTTGCAAAGAAGTTTTCTGGATTTAAACCATATCCTCTGTAGAAGCCTTCCCAATCTGCATCCACACCTGGTACTGCTACAGTTTGGTTTTTAGCCGTCCAGATATCTTCTACATCAGCAACAGCTGCACCACCACCAGCAGCAAAAGCCACGTTTGGATATAACATGATATTATTTTCCAATACTCCTCTTCCAGCTCTATACTGCTCTGTAACGGATGCTGTATTAAATCTCAATCCCACTGGGAAACCAGTAAATACAGAGTTGAAAATAGAAACTGCTGTTCTTCTTCTTAAGTCGATCATCTGAACATTGTTAGCAGAAATAGATCTGTTTACTCGATCTCTTGGACCATATACAGTGATATTTGAGAAAGTACCAGTCGTGTATGGCTGAACATCATTATCATTAGGCCCGTTATCGCACTCAAACGCATTGGATTGGGACTGATCTGCGAAGAATGGATTTCTTACAGCAAGACCGAACTGAACGTTACCAGAATAGCCGAAATCCACATCAAAGTCATCATCCCAGGTAGAGATGGATACCAAATATTTCCCATCAACGTTTCCACCAAACCACTCAAAACCGTCATCACCACCATAAGAAACAACCAAGTGCTCCATTTTGGTGCCTCTTCCAACACCACCCATCGTGATAGAGTTTGTTTCGTTGTTTGGAGTCAATTCGATACCTGCATATTCAACACGAAGAAACTCATATTCACCAGATGAATCGTTGTCATCATCACCACCAAAGTTTCTCAATGGTTCGATACCTTCAATTGCGGGATTAGCTTGATTAGTTCTTGCTTTACCTAAGATTACCAATCCACCCCAATCACCTCTATCTCTTTCACCAGGTTCCTGAGCAGATGTCATGACAATTGGGTTTTCTCTAGTTCCTTTGGCTATCAACTTACCTCCTCTATCTACTACAAGAGTTCCTCTGGTTCTCTTCTCTCCAAAAATGATAGTGCCAGGCTGAATAGTCACGGTCACACCGTCTGGAACAAATACCTGACCTGAGATCAAATACTGACGATCATTTGTTAACGTTCTGGTTGTAAGGTTACCTGTAAGAACTACGATATTACTTTCCTCTTCAAATACTGCTACTACGGCTTTATTTGAGTTCATCGTGATAGAAGTGCTCGCATTAGTGCCAGAAGCATCCCCTTCCCAACGAACAAACTTCCAACCAGCAGCAGGAGTAGCAGTAAGGGTTACATTTGCATTTTCAGTTTGCTGACTTGTGCCTGGCTCTACGGTACCTCCTTGTGAAGGAAGGGAAAGTACGCTAAGCGTAAATGTGGTTGAGGGAGTTTCATCCTCGCCACAAGAGAACATTACCAAAGCGACTGCTAAGGCAAGAAACGTCCTCATCAAGGTGTTGAAATTTTTCATTAGTTTTAAATTAAGTATAAAGTTTAGTTTGTTATTTACTTGATTCTGTAGCTAAGAGAAATACTATACAGAGATCCTTTTCTCCAGAGAAACATTGGATCATCGATTGAGCGATCAATTTTAGTATCAAAATTGGAATCCTGATAAAATCTATATTGATAGTTGAAGAGATCTTGAATGCCAAACTTCAGCGTAGTCCTATCCTTGAATGTTTTGCTTACGGTTAGGTCTACCACATGTCTTTCTAGCTCGTAAATCGAGGGGAAGTTTGTATTACCCGCTACAAAAATTCTTGGTCCTTGGACGTTGTATGCTAAACTTGCAGAAAAATCAGTGACAGGATCGATGTAATACACAGCTGCATTGACCATGTATGGAGATTGCCCCTGCAATGCACGCCTATTAGATTCAAATATTACATCTTCTCCCAAAAAGACTTCCGACCATACCAAGGAAGCATTCATATTGAAAGAAAGGTTTTTAAGAATAGGAGCAGAAGTGACAGTTCCTAGAGATTTTCTAACCTCTACCTCAGCGCCATAGGTAGTAGCATCAACGGCATTATCATAAGTAAAAAGCAGGGTTTCCGTTACATTCCCCTGTACCATTTCGATAGGATTTTTAAAATACTTGTAAAAGCCTCCAATAGAGATCGTCTCTCCTTCATTTGGATAAAACTCATAGCGTAAATCAATATTATCAATCCGTGCCATTTGAAGATTTGCATTTCCAAACATCCCAGCAATCATCTCAAATGAATAATATAAGAAAGGGGCATACTCACGAAACTCAGGTCTATTCACTGTCTTGCCGTAGCCAGCTCTTACCAATGATTTTTTATTGATGTTATAGTCAATATTAAGAGAGGGTAAATAAGCTAATTCTATGTTTTCAACATTGATAGGGCCTACATCATTTCCCGAGGCTACTGTCTGAACAGAGTATTCTGTTCGAAGACCGCCTGATAAATTGAAATCAGCAATTGGGTAAACAGCTCCAAGATAACCTGCAGTTACGAGGGTGCTTGCATCATATGCATCAGAAGGACGTGTACCCTCTTGTACCAACCATCCGTCACCCTGTCTGTAATTTTCAGGTGCAAATGCTTGATAGATTGGTTGTCTAAGCAACTGCTCTCCCACTTCTTGATTATGGAATCCTGGGAAAAAAGTAGTGATGTATCGAGCAGAAAAATCTCGCTCCTTGTAATCTATCAAATAACCAGCTCTGAGGATTCTTGGCCGGTCTTTTTCAACACCAGCAAATTTCTTTTCAAAATTCACTCCATTGACATACCCAAACTCATTTACATACCCATAGTATCTACCCAAATCCTGAGGGCTAGAACTTGGAGGCGCAATGATTACAAATTCTTTTTCAGCACCCGATTGAACAATACGTGTTCTTAACCTTCTGAAATCAGGCTCCTCGTGGTACAGTTGGTTATATCCCAATACCCAGTTTAATTTTGCAGACTCATCACTAAAAAGATGTGTCCCTTCTAGTTGACTGGAAAACAATCGCTTAGACTCGTATCGGAAAGAATAATCCTGTGCTCCATCAGGTCTTTGCACAAAGTCAGCACCTGTTCTGACAATCGTTTCACTTTGACCGTTGATATTGAACAAGTTTCTAAACTCAATTTTATTGGAAGCATTTAATCGAAGCATCCAATTGGACATTAAGCCAACTTCATTGGTTTTTTGATAGGTGTTATCAAAATACTCATCTCTTTTTTCGGTAGGACGACCTGGCTCAGGAAAAAAATATCTGCTTCTGTCAGCTAAGAAATATTGATATTCCTGAGAAATAGATGCACTTGTTATCGTAGAAAGTCGTTTTCCAAATACACTCCAATTCTTTCCAAAAGCAAACCCAAAACTTGCATTAGGAGATGCATTCGTGGTGTCCATTCGGTAGTTGTTATCCAACTGCTGACCTGCCTGTGCTCTTAATGGATTTCCAGCACCTACAGAAAGCAACTGATCTGTGGTAGGAAAAGTCTCTGGCAATCCCCTACTGCTATCAAAACCTAACCAGTCTGTACGCGAGCCACCTGTCTGTGCATGCTGTCTAAATGTAGTGTTTTGTCTAAATCCGGTTCCTATGCTGATATTGAAAAAATCTTCATCTGGGGCATTTTTGGTAAATACCTTAATCATTCCACCAGCAAAATCTCCCGGGACCTCAGGTGACGCTGATTTGTAAATCAACATTCTATCCAAGTTGTCACTAGGAATCAAATCAAAAGAGAATGTTCTCTTGTCAATTTGAGTAGTTGGAGCAACAGAATTATTGATCATGACCACATTGTATCGATCGTCTACCCCTCTTACTCTTACAAATTTGTTGTCTACAATACTTACTCCAGAAACGCGCTTCATTACTTGAGCAGCGTTTCCATCCTGCGAAAGTTTAATTTGATCGGCAGAAATACCAGATACTACTTGAAGAGATTTCCTGATTTCAGAAACAACCGCCACATTGGATCCAGTTTCTCGAGAGGCTAATACAACAACCTCTCCTAAGTCACCTAAATCTTCTTCTAATTCTACATCCAAAACTGTCACTTTTTCAGAGTAAATTTGGATATCCTCAAACTTGAGGGATTTGAAGGAGATAAAGGAAATGAGAACCGTGTATTTTCCAGGCTCTACTCGTGAAATTTCAAAATCCCCATCTAAACCTGTTGCAACTCCATAAGAGGTGCCTTCTAGGCGGACGTTGGCGCCGATAATGGTTTCTCCCGTTCGGGCATCTTTTACTACTCCTCTCAGTGATCCAGATTGGGCCATTGCAGTAGACCCAACTAGAACGAGTAGAAATGTTATGAGTAAATTCTTTTTCATTGGATGTTCTCTTTGTACAGCGTGTTTTTTACGAACGCCACAAAGGTCATCAGCAAATGTTACTTGAGTGGGTATGAAAAATTATCAATTCATTAATTAGTACCTATCAAAAAAATATAGCCATTACAATTTTTTAACATTGTAATGGCTATAAAATTAATCAAACTCAAAAAGCGTGCTTTTTATACAAAAAGACTTCTTATTTGATTGTTACGGATTTGTTAATGGGAATTTTATCCAAGAAGCGTTTGACCAAATCTCGGGTACTTACGTTATCAGCTTCTGCCTCATAATTGAGAATAATTCGATGACTCAAAACATCTTCGGCAATAGCTTTGATATCCTCGGGCAAAACATAGTCCCGCTTGTCCATGTACGCAACTGCCCGTGCAGCCAAATTTAAGTTGATACTGGCTCTTGGGGAAACACCAAATTGAATATATTTTGCTTCTTCCTTCATGCCGTATTGTTCAGGAAAACGGGTAGCAAAAACCAATTCGATGATATAATTCTCCAAAGGCTCTGCAATTTTCACTTCATTGATTTGATTGCGGATAGCAAAAATATCTTCTTTGGAAAGTATAGCTTGTACATCAGATGTATACGACATATTTGCCATGCGTCTCATGACTTCCATTTCATCCGCTTTGGAGGGATAGTCAATATGAACCTTCATCATAAATCTATCCACCTGTGCTTCGGGCAATGGATACGTACCTTCCTGATCAACTGGGTTTTGCGTAGCAAGTACCAAAAAGGGTCTATCCAATTGAAAAGTAGTCTCACCAATCGTCACCTGCTTTTCTTGCATGGCTTCCAGAAGTGCGGATTGAACCTTGGCAGGAGATCGGTTGACCTCATCCGCCAAGATGATATTGGAAAAAATAGGCCCTTTTTTGACCTCAAAGTTAGCCTCTTGCTGATTATAAATCATGGTACCGACCAAATCTGCTGGCAACAAATCTGGGGTGAATTGAATCCGCTTAAAATCTAAGTGCAAGACTTTTGCTAATGTATTAACGGTAAGCGTTTTTGCCAATCCAGGTACACCCTCTAGCAAAATGTGTCCATTGGTAAATAAACCTATCAGCAGTCGATTGATCATTCTGTCCTGACCTACCACTACTTTTTTTACTTCTTCAATCGCTTGTTGGATTTTCTCCTGATGCATGAATTATTTATTTTCTTCTATGAAATTCTCTGATGCAAATGCGCTGTATTAAACCTATATGCAAATTACCCGCCTAAATTAGAATAATTTGCTTTTTCTGACAATTTAGCGATGCGGTTCTTGATAAAAGGTAAGAATAATTAACATTTCAACGTCTTCGTTTGACCGAAGGATTGTATGAAAGCTTTTTTTCAGAACCTTTTTTAGTATTTTGAATCTTCTTCTCCGAAGTATTCAGCAATTTATAAATTTCTTCTTGTGTAAATTCCCTTACTTCCCCTACTTCATATCCCTCGATCGTCAGGTTTTCCATCGACCACCTGACCAAGCGTAGGGTTGGAAAGCCTATCGCTGCTGTCATTTTCCGTACCTGCCGATTTTTACCTTCCAATAAGCTTAAAGAGATCCAACTATCAGGTACTGACTTACGGAAACGAATGGGGGGATTTCTTTCTGGCAAAACCGGTATAGCTTCCAATATCTTGGCAAATGCCTTCTTAGTCTTGTATTGCTTGCCATCTACGGTGATTTCTACCCCATTTTCCAATGCCTGCACTTCCTCTTGGGTAGGAACGCCTTCTACTTGCACCAGGTAACTTCTTTTGTGCCCAAATACAGGATGTAACAGAAAATTGTTCAAGGCCTTATCATCGGTAATTAAAAGTAATCCCTCACTATCCTTATCCAAGCGGCCAACTGGATACACCTCGGGAGGAAAATTGAATACGTCTTTTAAGGTTTCCTGATCCCCACTAAACTGACTAAGAATTCCAAAGGGTTTGTAGATGACGAAATAGCGGTAGGGCATATAGGCTAGAGGTAGTTAGAATACAAAGCTAAAAAAAACGATTGGAATGCCATCAAACAAAAAAGCCTCGCATTTCTACGAAGCTTTTGTACCAGGAGCGGGAATCGAACCCGCACGACCTAATGGTCACAAGATTTTAAGTCTTGCGTGTCTACCAGTTCCACCATCCCGGCTTACTCTACTGCTAGAGCGTGTGCTTTGAAATAACAAAGCCCTCTTCTCAAGGGCCTTATTTGGAGCGAGAGACGAGATTCGAACTCGCGACCCCGACCTTGGCAAGGTCGTGCTCTACCAACTGAGCTACTCTCGCTTTTCTGACTTCAACCTTGTGTCTTTGTCAATTGTGAGTGCAAATGTATACCTCTTTTCTATATTTGCAAAACGTGCCAATAATTTTTTTTTATCTTTTTTTAAGTAAAACAGCCTTGAAATTGATTTTCAAGATCTTACTGCAGGCTATTCGCAAAAAGAATTTTCAGCATTTCGGGAGTATTTTTTGCACCCAGCTTTTTAAGGATATTTTTTCTGTGCGTATACACTGTATTTATGGCAATATAAAGTTTTTGAGCAATCTCCTCTGAGTTAAAGCCTTCCATCAGCAGCTTGGCCACCATTTTTTCTTTTTTAGTCAGGTTCACATTGATTTTTGGCTCCGTACGTGTACTTAAAACCTTCGTTCCGTCTTTGGATGTGTAGGAAAAACTCCAATCATAACTTGTAGTTTGTGGGGGAGTGGTAAGCTCTACGATCAGATGCAGATCTATCACTATATTTCCATTTTGGTCGACGAGATAAGGGCGTACCCTTGCAAAAAACCACTTGACCACCTTTGTATCCTTATGCACCCATCGGACAGTATACGTCCACTCAAAGCTTTCCTTTTCCTTGGAAGTCAATGTATGCCAGGTGTCAAAAACAATTTTTTGAAATCGAAACAACTCAGGCAAATCATCTGGATGGATCATACCAAGACCGGCTTCCATTCCTTTATTTTTAAGAAAAGACGCTGGATATCCGGTGATTTCCTCCACATTATCTGTATAAAATGCAAGTTTGAGTTCCCGATAATCAAAGCAAGCAATGACCAACCCCTCTTTTAGACCAATATGTTGTGCTGTTAATTCAAGATTAGCCAAACGTTGTTGTTCATCCGAATTTGGAACAAATTCTCTTTCCTGCCATTCCCTAAAATATACGGCATATTTATCTTGCCTTTGCAAGTCTTGTATCAATGACTCTTTCATAGCTTATTAAAAATTAAAACTAAGGAAAATCTAAATAAAGATAGCAAATTAATCGAGTTTTTTCTTGATTTCATTTAACTTTAATAAGGCCTCAATAGGTGAAATAGTATTGATATCTATCGCTTTAATTATTTCCTGTGCTTCTTTAAATTTAGGATCTATCTCAAACAAACTGAGTTGATAATTATTTTTTGGAATATCTTTCAGTCGATCAGAAGATTGATACATAGCCTTATCTTTTTCTAAATGAGTCATAATTTCGGATGCCCTGAGGACAACAGGATTGGGCATACCAGCCATTTGTGCCACATGAATACCAAAACTATGTTCGCTACCACCCTCTTTGAGTTTTCTCATAAATATCACTTTATTACCTACCTCCTTGACCGAAACATTGAAGTTTTTGATCTTCTTAAAATCAGTGGCTAGCTGATTGAGTTCATGGTAATGCGTGGCAAACAATGTTTTTGCACGGTATTTCGGATGATTGTGTAAATACTCCACAATAGACCAAGCTATACTGATCCCATCGTAAGTGGAGGTACCTCTTCCGATCTCATCCATTAAAACTAAACTTCTATCCGAAAGGTTATTTAAAATGCTAGCCGTCTCAGTCATTTCCACCATAAATGTGGACTCCCCCTTAGATAAATTATCAGAAGCACCCACCCTGGTAAAGACTTTATCAATGATGCCAATTCGTGCATAACTTGCTGGCACAAAGCTTCCCATCTGTGCCATCAACACAAT encodes:
- a CDS encoding cation transporter; the protein is MYKATFLISQMDCPSEETMIRMKLSSISSIQQLIFDIPNRKLEVYYIADFELIEKQLQTLNLGSTWVETIEVSATSIPQVPQERKLLWIVLGINFGFFVIESVAGVLAKSMGLIADSLDMLADAIVYGLALMAVGKALKTKQNVAKIAGIFQILLAIIGFSEVIRRFSGMENTPDFLWMIVVSFFALVANAYCLYLLQKSKSTEAHMQASMIFTSNDIIINTGVIIAGLAVLWSGSAVPDLIVGGIVFLLVMQGAVRILRL
- a CDS encoding InlB B-repeat-containing protein; protein product: MKNFNTLMRTFLALAVALVMFSCGEDETPSTTFTLSVLSLPSQGGTVEPGTSQQTENANVTLTATPAAGWKFVRWEGDASGTNASTSITMNSNKAVVAVFEEESNIVVLTGNLTTRTLTNDRQYLISGQVFVPDGVTVTIQPGTIIFGEKRTRGTLVVDRGGKLIAKGTRENPIVMTSAQEPGERDRGDWGGLVILGKARTNQANPAIEGIEPLRNFGGDDDNDSSGEYEFLRVEYAGIELTPNNETNSITMGGVGRGTKMEHLVVSYGGDDGFEWFGGNVDGKYLVSISTWDDDFDVDFGYSGNVQFGLAVRNPFFADQSQSNAFECDNGPNDNDVQPYTTGTFSNITVYGPRDRVNRSISANNVQMIDLRRRTAVSIFNSVFTGFPVGLRFNTASVTEQYRAGRGVLENNIMLYPNVAFAAGGGAAVADVEDIWTAKNQTVAVPGVDADWEGFYRGYGLNPENFFARFTLQTYPSNPNFALLPNGTLAAGADFTNPKLGNFFDKTVPYIGGFGASDWTDGWVDFNPLNRNYAQ
- a CDS encoding TonB-dependent receptor: MKKNLLITFLLVLVGSTAMAQSGSLRGVVKDARTGETIIGANVRLEGTSYGVATGLDGDFEISRVEPGKYTVLISFISFKSLKFEDIQIYSEKVTVLDVELEEDLGDLGEVVVLASRETGSNVAVVSEIRKSLQVVSGISADQIKLSQDGNAAQVMKRVSGVSIVDNKFVRVRGVDDRYNVVMINNSVAPTTQIDKRTFSFDLIPSDNLDRMLIYKSASPEVPGDFAGGMIKVFTKNAPDEDFFNISIGTGFRQNTTFRQHAQTGGSRTDWLGFDSSRGLPETFPTTDQLLSVGAGNPLRAQAGQQLDNNYRMDTTNASPNASFGFAFGKNWSVFGKRLSTITSASISQEYQYFLADRSRYFFPEPGRPTEKRDEYFDNTYQKTNEVGLMSNWMLRLNASNKIEFRNLFNINGQSETIVRTGADFVQRPDGAQDYSFRYESKRLFSSQLEGTHLFSDESAKLNWVLGYNQLYHEEPDFRRLRTRIVQSGAEKEFVIIAPPSSSPQDLGRYYGYVNEFGYVNGVNFEKKFAGVEKDRPRILRAGYLIDYKERDFSARYITTFFPGFHNQEVGEQLLRQPIYQAFAPENYRQGDGWLVQEGTRPSDAYDASTLVTAGYLGAVYPIADFNLSGGLRTEYSVQTVASGNDVGPINVENIELAYLPSLNIDYNINKKSLVRAGYGKTVNRPEFREYAPFLYYSFEMIAGMFGNANLQMARIDNIDLRYEFYPNEGETISIGGFYKYFKNPIEMVQGNVTETLLFTYDNAVDATTYGAEVEVRKSLGTVTSAPILKNLSFNMNASLVWSEVFLGEDVIFESNRRALQGQSPYMVNAAVYYIDPVTDFSASLAYNVQGPRIFVAGNTNFPSIYELERHVVDLTVSKTFKDRTTLKFGIQDLFNYQYRFYQDSNFDTKIDRSIDDPMFLWRKGSLYSISLSYRIK
- a CDS encoding AAA family ATPase, with amino-acid sequence MHQEKIQQAIEEVKKVVVGQDRMINRLLIGLFTNGHILLEGVPGLAKTLTVNTLAKVLHLDFKRIQFTPDLLPADLVGTMIYNQQEANFEVKKGPIFSNIILADEVNRSPAKVQSALLEAMQEKQVTIGETTFQLDRPFLVLATQNPVDQEGTYPLPEAQVDRFMMKVHIDYPSKADEMEVMRRMANMSYTSDVQAILSKEDIFAIRNQINEVKIAEPLENYIIELVFATRFPEQYGMKEEAKYIQFGVSPRASINLNLAARAVAYMDKRDYVLPEDIKAIAEDVLSHRIILNYEAEADNVSTRDLVKRFLDKIPINKSVTIK
- a CDS encoding pseudouridine synthase; the protein is MPYRYFVIYKPFGILSQFSGDQETLKDVFNFPPEVYPVGRLDKDSEGLLLITDDKALNNFLLHPVFGHKRSYLVQVEGVPTQEEVQALENGVEITVDGKQYKTKKAFAKILEAIPVLPERNPPIRFRKSVPDSWISLSLLEGKNRQVRKMTAAIGFPTLRLVRWSMENLTIEGYEVGEVREFTQEEIYKLLNTSEKKIQNTKKGSEKKLSYNPSVKRRR
- a CDS encoding LuxR C-terminal-related transcriptional regulator gives rise to the protein MKESLIQDLQRQDKYAVYFREWQEREFVPNSDEQQRLANLELTAQHIGLKEGLVIACFDYRELKLAFYTDNVEEITGYPASFLKNKGMEAGLGMIHPDDLPELFRFQKIVFDTWHTLTSKEKESFEWTYTVRWVHKDTKVVKWFFARVRPYLVDQNGNIVIDLHLIVELTTPPQTTSYDWSFSYTSKDGTKVLSTRTEPKINVNLTKKEKMVAKLLMEGFNSEEIAQKLYIAINTVYTHRKNILKKLGAKNTPEMLKILFANSLQ